AAAATTGATGTTTCATATACTCCAAATTTGCTATACATTCCTTCTATATTCATTACTGGTTGCCAGGCTTTAAACAAAGTACCCTCAGCCATTGCTTCTACCTTTACATCTACTTCTTTTAAAAGTTGAGCACATTCTTCAATCCCAGCTAAAATTGCCCACTCATATCCTTTTGGAAGGCTTTTAGCTTTTATTTCTGCTACAACGTGCTTATCAAGTTTTTTAGCTCTTAATATATCTTTTGTTCTCTTAAAATAAACATCTGTTAAACTTCCATCTAATATATCTTTTTCATCTGCAATATGAAATCTCATTGGTCTCCTTTTCTATTTCTTTTTACATTAAATAATTTCTGCTCTTAATATATTTTTCATCTGTCTTAATGCAAATTGATGATCCTCTTCATTTACTGCAGCAACACAATCTTTTAAAACTTTAACTTTATATCCTCTAAAAATAGCATCAGAAACTGTATACATAACACATATATTGGTTACTGTACCAGTAACTACAAGCTCTTTTATGCTTAATTTTTTTAAAAGAGCTTCTAATCCAGTATTATAAAAACCTGAATAGGTAGTTTTTTCAATTAAATAATCTCCTTCTTTTGGAGAAAGCTCCTCAACAACCTGAGCTCCTTTAGTTCCTTTT
This DNA window, taken from Actinomycetota bacterium, encodes the following:
- a CDS encoding cysteine hydrolase, with the translated sequence MNTGKVAFLIIDMLNDFVLEGAVLEVPATRKIIPTLKKRIEKARKKKIPVIYICDSHAEDDKEFEIWPPHAIKGTKGAQVVEELSPKEGDYLIEKTTYSGFYNTGLEALLKKLSIKELVVTGTVTNICVMYTVSDAIFRGYKVKVLKDCVAAVNEEDHQFALRQMKNILRAEII
- a CDS encoding nicotinate phosphoribosyltransferase (catalyzes the formation of 5-phospho-alpha-D-ribose 1-diphosphate and nicotinate from nicotinate D-ribonucleotide and diphosphate), translated to MRFHIADEKDILDGSLTDVYFKRTKDILRAKKLDKHVVAEIKAKSLPKGYEWAILAGIEECAQLLKEVDVKVEAMAEGTLFKAWQPVMNIEGMYSKFGVYETSI